The following coding sequences are from one Kogia breviceps isolate mKogBre1 chromosome X, mKogBre1 haplotype 1, whole genome shotgun sequence window:
- the LOC131748079 gene encoding nuclear RNA export factor 2-like — protein sequence MTVWRKRQPLEREMGEDTGDGTPGRWFRVTIPDGIKYDRTWLMNSIQSHCSVPFTPVDFHFMKKGARFFVQEASTASALMNVSYKICDEERRKIPVFVSPSAVPYSVRDKLKPEEMEQLTLTLIKRFDVSKQALDLQRLCVDPDLVGHDIDVILNRRSYMAATLQTIRKNFPELLSLNLSSNSLYQLDGLSDIIQMAPRVKVLNISKNKLKSVWELRKIQGLKLEELWLQGNPLCGTFPDQSTYVRAIRDCFPKLLRLDGQELPLPVTVDIDAPYIVKPCKGSFFGSNELKSLVLQFLQQYYLIHDCGDQQGLMGVYHEEACFSLTIPFHPEDPAPSSLCKYFKDSRNMKKLKDPHLRVQLLKHTKHDIVHTLCVLPKTQHDFSSFVVDTWFQTETMLCFSVNGLFKEVEGSSQGCVRAFTRTFIATPASSSSLFIMNDELFVWDVSPKKTQSTFCIPVPTPSTSSMPSFYWEQQQMVQAFSTQSGMNLQWSQKCLQDNEWNYTRAGQIFSMLKTEGKIPEEAFKEIP from the exons ATGACTGTGTGGAGAAAGAGACAACCTCTGGAGAGAGAAATGGGGGAGGACACAGGAGATGGAACCCCAGGGAGATGGTTCAGGGTCACA ATTCCTGATGGGATAAAGTATGACAGGACATGGCTAATGAACTCAATCCAGAGCCACTGCAGTGTCCCCTTCACTCCAGTGGAC TTCCACTTTATGAAAAAAGGGGCTCGGTTCTTTGTCCAGGAAGCTAGCACTGCCTCTGCATTGATGAATGTCAGCTACAAGATTTGTGACGAGGAGAGACGAAAG ATACCTGTCTTTGTCAGCCCCTCCGCTGTTCCCTACTCTGTGCGGGATAAGTTGAAGCCAGAAGAAATGGAGCAGCTAACG CTGACCTTGATCAAACGATTTGATGTCTCCAAGCAAGCTCTTGACCTCCAGAGGCTCTGCGTTGACCCAG ACTTGGTGGGACATGATATTGATGTAATTCTGAATCGAAGAAGCTACATGGCCGCCACCCTGCAAACCATCAGAAAGAATTTCCCTGAG CTGTTATCCTTGAACTTGAGCAGCAACAGTCTGTACCAGCTGGATGGCCTGTCTGACATTATACAGATGGCCCCCAGGGTCAAGGTCCTGAACATCTCCAAAAATAAG CTGAAATCTGTGTGGGAGTTGAGAAAGATACAAGGGCTGAAGCTTGAAGAGTTGTGGCTGCAAGGGAACCCACTGTGTGGCACCTTCCCAGACCAGTCCACCTATGTAAG GGCCATCAGAGATTGTTTCCCGAAGTTATTACGCCTA GATGGCCAGGAATTACCATTACCAGTTACTGTTGACATTGATGCTCCCTACATAGTAAAGCCCTGCAAG GGCAGCTTCTTTGGATCTAATGAGCTGAAGAGCCTAGTCCTGCAATTCCTGCAGCA GTACTACTTGATCCATGACTGTGGAGACCAGCAGGGTCTCATGGGTGTTTATCACGAGGAGGCCTGCTTCTCCCTGACCATTCCCTTCCATCCTGAGGACCCAGCCCC AAGTAGCTTGTGCAAGTACTTCAAGGACAGCAGGAATATGAAGAAGCTCAAGGACCCCC ACCTGCGGGTCCAGCTGCTGAAGCACACAAAACATGACATTGTGCACACCCTCTGTGTGTTGCCCAAGACTCAGCATGACTTCAGCTCCTTCGTGGTGGACACGTGGTTCCAGACG GAAACGATGCTCTGCTTCTCTGTCAATGGGTTGTTCAAGGAAG TGGAAGGAAGTTCTCAGGGCTGTGTGCGTGCCTTCACCCGGACCTTCATCGCTACCCCTGCCAGTTCTTCCAG CCTTTTCATCATGAATGACGAGCTGTTTGTATGGGATGTCAGCCCTAAAAAGACCCAGAGCACATTCTGCATCCCAGTACCCACACCCTCCACCAGCTCCATGCCCAGTTTCTACTGGGAGCAGCAGCAAATGGTACAAGCTTTCTCCACTCAGTCTGGGATGAACCTCCAGTGGTCTCAAAA